A part of Oncorhynchus masou masou isolate Uvic2021 chromosome 21, UVic_Omas_1.1, whole genome shotgun sequence genomic DNA contains:
- the LOC135508192 gene encoding placenta growth factor-like, which yields MKPFASFVIQIAVTFQLQLSPAQITPSSSSNSTTGVLMFQEVWGRSFCRTIEKLVEVVQEYPGEVEHIYSPSCVPLVRCAGCCGDENLECHPTQTSNVSMQLLKIKPGEQGQEYVEMSFVEHQTCECRIRKAVVKSERRRQRGRGRKRKERQRVKDCDRCQPPRR from the exons ATGAAACCCTTTGCTTCGTTTGTCATCCAGATTGCGGTGACGTTCCAACTTCAGCTTTCACCTGCTCAG ATTACGCCCTCATCCAGCTCAAACAGCACAACTGGAG tgttAATGTTCCAGGAGGTGTGGGGTCGTAGTTTCTGCCGGACCATAGAGAAGCTGGTGGAGGTGGTCCAGGAGTACCCCGGGGAGGTGGAGCACATCTATAGTCCCTCCTGTGTGCCCCTGGTGCGCTGCGCTGGTTGCTGTGGCGATGAGAATCTGGAGTGCCATCCTACTCAGACCTCTAATGTCTCCATGCAG TTGTTGAAAATCAAGCCAGGGGAACAGGGTCAAGAATACGTTGAGATGTCTTTTGTGGAGCACCAGACATGTGAATGTAG AATCAGGAAGGCTGTGGTGAAAAGTGAAAG GAGGAgacaaagaggaagaggaagaaaaagaaaggagagacagagagtgaaagatTGTGACAG GTGTCAGCCCCCTCGCAGGTAA